CGACTCAAGTTGAACATAAATGAGCTTGATTTGAAATCAACTCTCTATTAAATCCCTGTGCGTTCCAACTCTATATAAGAtggaaaagtgtaaaaggcAATGCACACGAAGAAAAGCTCCTCTAACAAGAAAAAGAGCGCCATGGAACAAAATTTGTTGAGCACCATTTCCTTATTGTTCTTAACCTTAATTCTTCCACTGCTCCTTTTACACAAAAAAAGGCAGAAAAAATCTCTGCCACCAAGCCCTCCTTCCTTGCCAATCTTAGGCCATCTTCATTTGGTAAAACCTCCACTGCACAAAACCTTTAAGCACCTTTCTGATAAATATGGTCCAATATTTTCCCTAAGGTTTGGTAATAAACTTGCGGTTATAACATCTTCACCTGCTATTGCCGAAGAATGCTTAACCAAAAATGGCATTGTTTTCGCGAACAGGCCTTCTGGACTGTCTACGAAGTACCTCAACTACAACACTACCACTATGGGTACTGTACCCTATGGTCCTCTCTGGAAAAGACTTCGAAGGATCTCTACCATGGAACTCTTCTCAGGAACTCGCCTTAACATGTTTTCGGCAAATCGACAGGAAGAAACCAAGTTACTAGTGAAATATCTATACAAAAAATCACCCCAGAATTTTGCAAGAGTGGAGATACGAGCCCAGATGATGGAGATGACCATTAACAATATAATGACAATGTTTTCGGGAAAGCGGTATTATGGATATGAAATGGAAGACAATAAGGAGGCTTTGCAATTTCGGGACATTGTTCGGGAAATGTTTGAGCTGACGACTTTGAGTCCAGTGGATTATGTTCCAATTCTGAGATGGTTTGGTTATCAGAATCTGGAGAATAGAATGATTGCATTTcagaaaaaatctgatgagttCTTGCAACGTCTGCTAGACAAACACCGAACTTCTCCAACTGGGGATGGAAGGGGGACGATTATGGAAGTATTGCACTCCATGCA
This portion of the Coffea eugenioides isolate CCC68of unplaced genomic scaffold, Ceug_1.0 ScVebR1_634;HRSCAF=1342, whole genome shotgun sequence genome encodes:
- the LOC113758656 gene encoding isoflavone 2'-hydroxylase-like; amino-acid sequence: MEQNLLSTISLLFLTLILPLLLLHKKRQKKSLPPSPPSLPILGHLHLVKPPLHKTFKHLSDKYGPIFSLRFGNKLAVITSSPAIAEECLTKNGIVFANRPSGLSTKYLNYNTTTMGTVPYGPLWKRLRRISTMELFSGTRLNMFSANRQEETKLLVKYLYKKSPQNFARVEIRAQMMEMTINNIMTMFSGKRYYGYEMEDNKEALQFRDIVREMFELTTLSPVDYVPILRWFGYQNLENRMIAFQKKSDEFLQRLLDKHRTSPTGDGRGTIMEVLHSMQELEPEFFSDDIIKGFILILLAAGSDTSSSTIEWTMSLLLNHPKELERARAEIDKNIGQNRLVEEEDLPKLPYLQSIIYESQRLLPATPILLPRESSSDCTIGNYTIPSKTILMVNSWAIHRDPQLWDDPESFKPERFLGLENDAYKYKFIPFGLGRRKCPGAGLANRLVGLTLGSLIQCFEWERISNELVDLSEGIGIAMSKASPLEAICKPRESMVKFLAGI